DNA sequence from the Streptomyces sp. NBC_01497 genome:
GTTCCTCGAAAGCACCGAGGAGGCGGTCGACGAGCAGGCCGTCCGTTCCGTCTCCAGCGTCCGTGAGGTGCCGTCCGCTCCCGGCGAACGGCCGCGGTTCGGCATCGCCGCCCACTACACCGGCGAGCACCGCGACAGCTAGACCTGCCCACGGGACGTGCGATCGCCCGGCCTCAGGGACGCCGGCCGGGGGAACGGTGCGCGGCGAGGCCGGGGCGTCGGACACCAGCGCGGGCGGGGCCGTCCCGTCCGGGAAGGCCTCTGAATCGCTTCGCCGTTCGCCGTTCGCCGTTCGCCGTTCGCCGTTCGCCGGACGGACCCCGGGCGCGGACCGTCAGCGGCGCGACCCCGGAGCCGGGATTCCGCGCGGGGTGCGCGGTGGCCATGGCATCGGTGCGTGCGGCCTTCGTGCTGA
Encoded proteins:
- a CDS encoding type II toxin-antitoxin system Phd/YefM family antitoxin; protein product: MAHEIPVTQARAEFAELINRVVYGNERVVVTRHGKPLVALVSAADLEFLESTEEAVDEQAVRSVSSVREVPSAPGERPRFGIAAHYTGEHRDS